Proteins encoded together in one Camelina sativa cultivar DH55 chromosome 9, Cs, whole genome shotgun sequence window:
- the LOC109126526 gene encoding uncharacterized protein LOC109126526 translates to MSSIGANYAHLQVMQKKQKEKMMKKKLEKRRDGGVDGGEGGGVSSAGNRIFPVKSSPSSTYEVVERQE, encoded by the coding sequence atgtcttCTATTGGAGCAAACTACGCACATCTACAAGTCATGCAGAAGAAGCAGAAGgaaaagatgatgaaaaagaagttggagaagaggagagatggCGGGGTAGACGGTGGAGAAGGCGGTGGCGTTTCTTCCGCCGGTAACAGAATATTTCCGGTTAAGTCTTCTCCATCGTCGACTTATGAAGTTGTAGAAAGACAAGAATGA
- the LOC104713656 gene encoding uncharacterized protein LOC104713656, with translation MTSALGWRFPSTNGNGLAPSETERNGDMKMHDSEPPTPHSTTKMNLRDRTTSMEDPDGTLASVAQCIEQLRQGSSSAQEREYCLKQLLDLIEMRENAFSAVGSHSQAVPVLVSLLRSGSLGVKIQAATVLGSLCKENELRVKVLLGGCIPPLLGLLKSSSVEGQIAAAKTIYAVSEGGVKDHVGSKIFSTEGVVPVLWDQLRSGNKKGEVDGLLTGALKNLSSTTEGFWSETIRAGGVDVLVKLLASGQSSTLSNVCFLLACMMMEDASVCSSVLTADITKQLLKLLGSGNEAPVRAEAAAALKSLSAQSKEAKREIANSNGIPVLINATIAPSKEFMQGEYAQALQENAMCALANISGGLSYVISSLGQSLESCSSPAQTADTLGALASALMIYDGKAETTRASDPLVVEQTLLKQFKPRLPFLVQERTIEALASLYGNSILSIKLSNSDAKRLLVGLITMAVNEVQDELVKALLMLCNQEGSLWPALQGREGIQMLISLLGLSSEQQQECAVALLCLLSNENDESKWAITAAGGIPPLVQILETGSAKAREDSATILRNLCNHSEDIRACVESADAVPALLWLLKNGSANGKEIAAKTLNHLIHKSDTATISQLTALLTSDLPESKIYVLDALKSMLSVVPFNDMLRDGSASNDAIETMIKLMSSAKEETQANSASALAAIFQIRKDLRESALALKTLLSAIKLLNVDSEKILVESCRCLAAILLSIKENRDVAISAREALPTLVSLANSSVLEVAEQGMCALANLILDSEVSEKVIVEDIILSATRILREGTVSGKTLAAAAIARLLSRRRIDSALTDSVNRAGTVLALVSLLESADGRSDAISEALDALAIFSRSGGNGNVKPAWVVLTESPNSIAPIVSSIVSVANPSLQDKAIEVLSRLCRDQPMVLGNMVNNARDCVSSVAKRVINTRDPKIKIGGAAIIICAAKVNDEKMIENLNETQLCAKFVQALVRILDSSQISVQDQEKDEKDRICICIHPKEKEEDEEEEATENREGSTGATVISGDNLAIWLLSVLSCHDEKSRAVILESEGIELITDRIGNRFLQADNGQDANIWVCALLLAILFQDREITRSHATMKAVPVLSNLVKSEEYADRYFAAQALASLVCNGSRGTLLSVANSGAAAGFISLLGCSDDDIKELLQLSQEFDLVRYPDQVALERLFRVEDIRVGATSRKAIPLLVELLKPIPDRPGAPLLALNLLTQLAGDCPQNMIVMVESGALEGLSKYLSLGPQDEQEEAATVLLGILFSSAEIRRHDSAFGAVSQLVAVLRLGGRGARYSAAKALDSLFTADHIRNAESSRQAVQPLVEILNTGSEREQHAAIAALVRLLSDNPSRALAVADVEMNAVDVLCRILSSNYTMELKGDAAELCYVLFANTRIRSTVAAARCVEPLVSLLVTEFSPAQHSVVRALDKLVDDEQLAELVAAHGAVVPLVGLLYGKNYVLHEAISRALVKLGKDRPACKLEMVKAGVIDCVLDILHEAPDFLCAAFSELLRILTNNATIAKGQSAAKVVEPLFNLLTRLEFGADGQHSALQVLVNILEHPQCRAEYTLTPHQVIEPLIPLLESPSPAVQQLAAELLSHLLYEEHLQKDPLTQLAIGPLIHVLGSGIHLLQQRAVKALLSIALTWPNEIAKERGVSELSKVILQADPSLSNVLWESAASILVIILQFSSEFYLEVPVAVLVRLLRSASENTVVGALNALLVLESDDGTSAESMAESGAIEALLDLLRSHQCEDTAARLLEVLLNNVKIRDSKATKTAILPLSQYLLDPQTQAQQARLLATLALGDLFQNEALARSTDAASACRALVNVLEEQPTEEMKVVAICALQNLVMYSRSNKRAVAEAGGVQVVLDLISSSDPETSVQAAMFVKLLFSNHTVQEYASSETVRAITAAIEKDLWATGTVNDEYLKALNSLFNNFPRLRATEPATLSIPHLVTSLKTGSEATQEAALDALFLLRQAWSACPAEVSRAQSVAAADAIPLLQYLIQSGPPRFQEKAEFLLQCLPGTLVVTIKRGNNMKQSVGNPSVFCKITLGNNPPRQTKVISTGPNPEWDESFSWSFESPPKGQKLHISCKNKSKMGKSSFGKVTIQIDRVVMLGAVAGEYSLLPESKSGPRNLEIEFQWSNK, from the exons ATGACAAGTGCACTTGGATGGAGATTTCCTTCTACTAATGGGAATGGCCTTGCCCCAAGCGAGACG GAGAGAAATGGGGATATGAAGATGCATGATTCAGAGCCCCCAACTCCACATTCAACCACAAAGATGAATTTGAG AGACCGAACCACCAGCATGGAAGATCCAGACGGGACATTAGCAAGTGTTGCCCAATGCATCGAGCAGCTGCGCCAAGGTTCATCATCTGCACAAGAAAGAGAATACTGCCTGAAGCAGTTACTGGACCTTATAGAAATGCGTGAAAATGCATTCAGCGCTGTCGGATCACACTCCCAAGCTGTGCCAGTACTTGTCTCTCTTCTACGATCAGGATCACTTGGAGTGAAGATACAAGCTGCAACCGTCTTGGGTTCACTCTGCAAGGAGAACGAACTTAGAGTTAAAGTGTTACTTGGGGGATGCATTCCCCCATTGCTTGGCCTTCTCAAATCCAGTTCAGTTGAAGGGCAGATCGCTGCAGCAAAGACAATCTATGCTGTTTCTGAAGGTGGTGTGAAAGACCATGTTGgatcaaaaatattttccacTGAGGGAGTTGTACCGGTTCTCTGGGACCAGTTGCGCAGTGGAAATAAGAAAGGAGAGGTTGATGGTTTGTTAACTGGTGCACTTAAGAACCTTTCTAGCACCACAGAAGGATTTTGGTCTGAGACAATTCGAGCTGGGGGAGTTGATGTACTTGTTAAGCTGCTTGCAAGCGGGCAGTCAAGCACACTATCTAATGTCTGCTTCCTTCTTGCGTGTATGATGATGGAGGACGCCTCCGTTTGTTCCAGTGTATTGACTGCGGACATTACAAAACAGCTTCTCAAGTTATTAGGATCAGGTAATGAAGCCCCAGTGAGGGCGGAGGCAGCTGCTGCTCTCAAGTCGCTTTCTGCTCAATCTAAGGAAGCAAAGCGAGAAATCGCTAATTCTAATGGTATTCCTGTTCTAATTAATGCAACAATAGCTCCATCGAAAGAATTCATGCAAGGTGAATATGCCcaagcactacaagaaaatgcaATGTGTGCCCTTGCTAATATTTCCGGTGGTTTGTCATATGTCATATCAAGCCTTGGTCAGAGCCTTGAATCTTGCTCTTCACCTGCTCAGACTGCTGACACCCTTGGGGCGTTAGCTTCAGCATTAATGATATATGACGGCAAGGCAGAAACTACTAGAGCATCTGATCCATTGGTCGTTGAGCAGACTCTGCTAAAGCAGTTCAAGCCTCGTCTACCATTCCTGGTGCAAGAACGTACAATTGAAGCACTTGCAAGTTTGTATGGGAATTCCATACTCTCTATCAAACTTTCCAACTCGGATGCAAAACGTTTGCTTGTTGGTCTAATAACAATGGCGGTGAATGAGGTTCAAGATGAGCTTGTAAAGGCTCTTCTGATGCTGTGTAACCAGGAAGGTAGCCTGTGGCCTGCCTTACAGGGTCGTGAAGGGATCCAAATGCTGATATCTCTTCTGGGTCTTTCGTCCGAACAGCAGCAAGAATGTGCTGTTGCACTTCTTTGCCTTCTGTCTAACGAAAATGATGAAAGCAAGTGGGCCATCACTGCTGCTGGAGGTATACCTCCACTTGTTCAAATTCTAGAGACTGGGTCGGCCAAAGCCAGGGAAGACTCTGCaaccatccttaggaacttgtGCAATCATAGTGAAGATATACGTGCTTGTGTTGAAAGTGCTGATGCTGTCCCTGCTCTCTTATGGCTACTAAAGAATGGTAGTGCAAACGGTAAAGAAATAGCCGCCAAGACATTGAATCATTTGATTCATAAATCAGATACTGCAACAATCAGTCAGCTTACTGCTTTGCTTACCAGTGATCTACCTGAGTCGAAAATTTACGTTTTGGATGCATTGAAGAGTATGCTTTCTGTGGTCCCATTCAATGACATGTTACGTGATGGCAGTGCTTCGAATGATGCTATTGAGACCATGATCAAGTTAATGAGCTCTGCAAAAGAAGAGACTCAAGCAAATTCAGCCTCAGCTCTTGCAGCTATCTTTCAGATCAGAAAGGATTTGCGTGAGAGCGCTCTAGCCCTCAAAACTCTCTTGTCTGCCATAAAACTGCTGAATGTGGATTCGGAGAAGATTCTTGTTGAGTCTTGCCGCTGTCTGGCTGCAATTTTACTTTCAATTAAGGAGAATCGGGATGTGGCCATTTCTGCCAGAGAAGCATTGCCTACTCTGGTTTCTCTTGCCAATTCTTCCGTTCTAGAAGTTGCTGAGCAAGGAATGTGCGCTTTGGCTAATCTTATATTGGACAGTGAAGTGTCAGAGAAGGTCATTGTCGAAGATATTATTTTGTCAGCCACTAGAATCTTACGTGAAGGTACAGTGTCTGGAAAGACACTTGCTGCTGCTGCAATTGCCCGCCTGCTTAGTCGTCGCCGAATTGATTCTGCGTTGACAGATTCTGTGAACCGTGCTGGAACAGTGCTTGCCTTAGTGTCTCTTCTAGAATCTGCCGACGGAAGATCTGATGCAATATCAGAAGCCCTAGATGCGCTTGCTATATTCTCAAGATCAGGAGGTAATGGAAATGTAAAACCAGCTTGGGTCGTTTTGACTGAATCTCCTAACAGCATAGCCCCAATAGTCTCATCTATAGTGAGTGTTGCCAATCCTTCACTACAGGATAAAGCTATTGAAGTATTGTCAAGACTTTGCCGAGATCAGCCTATGGTTTTGGGAAACATGGTCAACAACGCCAGAGATTGCGTGTCATCTGTAGCTAAAAGGGTGATAAATACCAGGGACccgaaaataaaaattggtggAGCTGCTATTATTATTTGTGCTGCCAAAGTTAACGACGAGAAGATGATAGAAAATTTGAATGAGACACAATTGTGTGCCAAATTCGTTCAAGCACTTGTGCGGATTCTAGATTCATCTCAGATTTCTGTGCAAGATCAGGAAAAGGATGAGAAAGATAGAATCTGCATATGCATTCatcccaaagaaaaagaagaagatgaagaagaagaggcaacAGAAAATAGGGAGGGTTCCACGGGAGCAACAGTTATTTCTGGTGACAATTTAGCCATCTGGTTGCTCTCGGTTCTTTCTTGTCATGATGAAAAGAGCAGAGCAGTAATATTGGAGTCGGAAGGCATCGAGTTGATTACTGACAGGATAGGCAACCGTTTTCTCCAG GCTGATAATGGACAAGACGCCAACATTTGGGTTTGTGCATTATTACTAGCCATACTTTTCCAGGACAGAGAAATCACCCGCTCACATGCAACAATGAAGGCTGTTCCAGTGCTCTCAAATCTTGTGAAGTCAGAGGAATACGCAGACAGATATTTTGCAGCACAAGCTCTAGCTAGTCTTGTCTGTAACGGTAGTCGGGGAACTCTTCTATCTGTTGCAAACTCTGGTGCTGCGGCTGGGTTTATATCATTGCTTGGTTGTTCTGATGATGACATAAAAGAACTTCTACAGCTATCGCAGGAGTTCGATTTAGTGCGGTACCCAGACCAGGTTGCCCTTGAAAGACTTTTCCGAGTTGAAGATATTAGAGTTGGGGCTACTTCTCGAAAAGCAATTCCCTTACTAGTTGAACTTCTTAAACCAATTCCAGACCGCCCCGGTGCTCCTCTTCTTGCACTTAATCTTCTAACTCAGCTTGCCGGAGACTGTCCACAAAATATGATTGTCATGGTAGAGTCAGGTGCTCTTGAGGGCCTCTCGAAATATCTTTCCCTTGGACCTCAGGACGAGCAAGAGGAAGCTGCAACAGTTCTTTTAGGCATCTTATTTAGCAGTGCTGAAATTCGAAGGCATGACTCAGCATTTGGTGCCGTCAGCCAACTTGTAGCAGTTTTGCGTCTAGGTGGAAGAGGAGCTAGGTACAGTGCTGCCAAGGCATTGGATAGTCTCTTTACCGCTGATCATATAAGAAATGCAGAGTCTTCTAGACAAGCTGTTCAGCCATTGGTAGAGATTCTCAACACTGGTTCAGAGAGGGAGCAGCATGCTGCTATTGCTGCACTTGTTAGGTTGTTGAGTGATAATCCATCACGGGCTTTGGCAGTTGCAGATGTGGAGATGAATGCGGTAGATGTTCTCTGCAGGATCCTTTCTTCAAACTATACGATGGAACTGAAGGGGGATGCTGCGGAGCTGTGCTATGTTCTGTTTGCAAATACAAGGATTAGGTCTACAGTTGCTGCAGCGCGTTGTGTTGAGCCACTTGTCTCTCTTCTTGTGACTGAGTTCAGCCCTGCTCAGCATTCAGTTGTACGTGCACTGGATAAGCTTGTCGATGATGAACAACTGGCTGAACTAGTTGCAGCTCATGGTGCTGTGGTTCCTCTTGTTGGCCTTCTCTATGGTAAAAACTATGTGCTTCATGAGGCGATATCCAGGGCTCTAGTAAAGTTAGGTAAGGACAGGCCTGCTTGTAAACTGGAAATGGTGAAAGCTGGAGTTATCGACTGCGTACTTGATATTCTCCACGAAGCTCCAGATTTTCTTTGTGCTGCGTTTTCGGAACTGCTTCGCATCCTCACAAATAATGCTACGATTGCCAAGGGACAATCTGCTGCGAAAGTGGTGGAGCCACTTTTCAATTTGCTGACAAGGTTGGAGTTTGGAGCTGATGGACAGCACAGTGCTCTGCAAGTTTTGGTCAATATCTTAGAACATCCACAATGCCGAGCTGAATATACACTTACACCGCACCAAGTGATTGAGCCGCTAATTCCGCTGCTGGAATCTCCATCCCCAGCAGTACAACAGTTGGCAGCTGAGCTTCTGTCCCATCTTCTCTACGAGGAGCATCTGCAGAAGGATCCATTAACACAACTTGCGATCGGACCTCTAATCCATGTGCTGGGATCTGGCATACACTTATTACAGCAAAGAGCTGTGAAAGCTCTCCTTAGCATTGCTCTAACTTGGCCAAATGAAATAGCTAAAGAAAGGGGTGTGAGTGAGCTGTCAAAGGTGATACTGCAAGCAGATCCATCACTTTCCAATGTGTTATGGGAGTCTGCAGCATCAATTTTGGTTATCATCTTGCAATTTAGCTCCGAATTTTACCTGGAAGTTCCTGTCGCTGTTCTTGTAAGACTGCTTCGTTCTGCTTCTGAAAACACCGTGGTTGGTGCACTTAACGCTCTTCTAGTGTTGGAAAGTGATGATGGAACCAGCGCAGAGTCCATGGCTGAAAGCGGTGCCATCGAAGCTTTACTTGATCTTTTGAGGTCTCATCAGTGTGAGGACACAGCGGCGAGACTGCTTGAGGTACTTCTCAATAACGTGAAGATAAGAGATTCAAAAGCCACCAAGACTGCAATCTTACCCTTGTCCCAGTACCTATTGGATCCACAGACCCAAGCTCAGCAAGCGCGTTTACTGGCAACTTTGGCCCTCGGTGATCTTTTCCAGAATGAAGCACTCGCTAGAAGCACTGACGCAGCTTCTGCTTGCCGTGCTTTAGTTAATGTCCTCGAAGAACAACCCACTGAAGAAATGAAAGTAGTTGCTATATGTGCCCTGCAAAACCTTGTCATGTATAGCCGGTCTAACAAAAGAGCAGTTGCCGAGGCAGGTGGTGTGCAGGTTGTCTTGGATCTGATCAGTTCCAGTGATCCTGAAACATCTGTTCAGGCTGCAATGTTCGTAAAACTACTTTTCTCTAATCACACCGTCCAAGAGTACGCATCTAGCGAGACTGTCCGAGCAATAACTG CTGCTATTGAGAAGGACTTGTGGGCCACTGGAACTGTGAATGATGAGTATCTAAAAGCTTTAAACTCTTTGTTTAACAACTTCCCACGCCTAAGGGCCACTGAGCCTGCAACACTAAGTATACCACATTTAGTTACATCCCTGAAGACAGGATCAGAGGCAACTCAAGAAGCTGCCTTGGATGCGTTGTTTCTACTCAGACAAGCTTGGTCAGCCTGTCCGGCCGAAGTTTCCAGGGCCCAGTCAGTTGCTGCTGCAGACGCCATCCCCTTACTTCAGTACCTAATCCAATCAGGTCCACCGCGGTTCCAGGAGAAAG